Proteins encoded within one genomic window of uncultured Sphingopyxis sp.:
- a CDS encoding TIGR01244 family sulfur transferase, whose protein sequence is MSDFRPLSAQFSVAPQIGIEDVAEAKAQGFAMVVNNRPDGEEPGAPQGEHISTACAAEGLAYAAIPIGHAGFSHAQIDALDKLLAGATGPILAYCRSGTRSTHLWALARARAGDDVGGIVEAAAKAGYDLTGLRPMLDALSGER, encoded by the coding sequence ATGAGCGATTTTCGTCCCCTGTCCGCCCAGTTCAGCGTCGCGCCGCAGATCGGCATCGAAGATGTCGCCGAGGCCAAGGCGCAGGGCTTTGCGATGGTGGTGAACAACCGGCCCGACGGCGAGGAACCGGGGGCGCCGCAGGGCGAGCATATCTCCACCGCCTGCGCCGCCGAAGGGCTCGCCTATGCCGCGATCCCGATCGGCCATGCGGGGTTCAGCCATGCGCAGATCGACGCGCTCGACAAATTGCTGGCGGGCGCAACGGGGCCGATCCTCGCCTATTGCCGCTCGGGCACGCGCTCGACGCATCTATGGGCGCTGGCCCGCGCGCGCGCGGGCGACGATGTCGGCGGGATCGTCGAGGCGGCGGCGAAGGCGGGCTATGACCTGACGGGGCTGCGGCCGATGCTGGACGCGCTTTCGGGGGAAAGATGA